The genomic segment ttcctatttaaaggttgagaaaatatataataagaatcTATAATGtgattgatgtttaaaaatttttaatttatgttaaaaataaagtctttacataaaaaatttcacTTGAAAATTAACGGTTTTTTAAGTGTGAAAATTCATAATAATGAACAAAATAATTCAAAGatatctaaaatattttaataaccaTAATGGGTTCTAGCCCATCCACTATGTCCTAAAAAAACCATGGAAATGTTTAGAAGGTTTATATTATTCCCTTTTTAACATCGTGTTATATGCATTAGGGTAAATTGCAATAGTAGTCACTTAACTTTCTTTCCTATTTatctaattatgaaaagttataaaatagtcatctaagtatttaattttatcttttttggtgtgacagtttttaaaatttgcataatagcaactttaacccttaacatttaacattgtataatttgtttttttagtagttttgtttttctttgtaaCCCTTTCACctacaaaacttaaaaaaataaatttatccgctaaatttgattgaaaatatacaaaaaaaatagaaacaccaaaaaattcaagataataatttttatcttttatcattcttttttttaaaaaaaaagagagatcaaattacacaatatgtaaatattaagggtttttttagaatcaagactaaattgacataatttataaatgttgaggattaaagttattattatgtcaattttaaaagctgtGACCTTCAACTAGCTGGTgacaaaaaaagacaaaattgaatagtttataaattttaaggtattaaagcaaatttttatcatttttgagaaattaaagtgtaattttactattattaatttaaagttttataaattacAAAATGGGGAGGGGCCGGCCCAAAACTAAAAATTCACTTCACGATAAGTAACATCCACATCTCGAACTTGTATAAAACCCAGACCATGTCTGATCAACCAAATTATTCTGTTTAATAAGATTACATTTTTTCTGTCATCCAACAGTAACCAAAGTTAAAACTAGATTTTAAGTACTCAACACGGATTCAAAGTGAAATCTAGCATCTTAGATTAGGCCCTGGATCCACACCAAGCTGGTTACAATAATCGATATAGTACTCGACCCGTCGCTCAACGGTGGCTGGGTTTCCACCATCGCACTCCAGAGCTCCATTAATGGCACGAATGGTTGCCCCGAACCCTTGGCTTATCACTGGTTGAACAGAGTTCACCCAGTACCAGACGGCGGTCTTGAAGGAGATAACTGGGTCGGTGGCGACGGTTTCAGGCGAGTTGAGTCCATCGAAACCGATGCTCTCGCCAGCTGGTCCGTAGTTGAAATTCCAGGATAGTTGGATTGGTCCTCGGCCATAGTAGCCTTTGTTAGGGTTGCATGGATATTGTGTGTTGGTTTCATCACAGTAGTCTCTTGAGGCCCCGTTTATCTCTTCTATGTAGCAGAAATCTGTATCCACAAAATGATTTTGCTGCTTAATTACTATGAAACAACCTTGAAACAAGCTTATGCTCATCAATTTTTAAACGTGCATGTATATAGCAAGTCCCTCATCaaattaatttctttattattaaatagattaatttaatcaatatattattaaaaagaatcaaatacgactaaattaaaacaaaattaacatttagtatttaaaaataagattaaaattatttttcatttatactgttaacttcaaacaaaatatttgttTGCAAAATCATAAGATTTCATAAATAACTTtgttaaatagtaaataatgtttTTTAAACCGTAATTATTAACTCTGTTTTATTTTGgtcttatttaattctttttattaatgAAGGGATTAAATTGATCCGTTTAATaatcaatggactaatttgatccaacttcaacattttaaaaatttaaaatattttaattaaaacctacaaaagttttgaaaattttaattaaacccttTAAAACTTctgaaaattctcattaatttcgtcaatttaaaaaattaattagaccctatattttaatgaaaatcctaattaaacttttaaatttataataaaaaaaagtttattaagCCCAAACCTTCATGCATGTTCCACCACTAAAAAGCTTAAACAACTTAGTTTTCATCTTGAAtcaggattaaatttaaaaaatgaaattcaatcCAACTCAAGTAGAGTTTAGAGCCTTGAATTTCAAGTGAAGCTGGAGCTTCTTACAAGTTAGCTCAACTAGTCTGGACTCTACGGCAACACAGCAGTtcatacatacatgcatgcaaAGCATTAAATCCTCCAAAGTAAACTCAAtcataagaagaaaaaaaacaaagagacaAGGAGCTTACGTCCAGTTTCGTGCGTGACATGCGCAAAGAAAGCTGCAATTTCACGATTAGAATCATCAACAGTCCCAATCCTTCCGAACTGAGGATAAGGACCCAATGCTTCAAGAAACGCCGATCTCGTGTAAAAATTCTTCCCTTCACAACTGTCTTCTGCAACATCCAATATCCCATTAAAGAACTCCGGTGTAACAATATCCGCCACCAAAACATTGTTCAGAGCTGGCGGCGGATTACAAGGACCCTGTTGACACCCTGTGCCGCAATAATCATCGCCGGTTCCGCAATACCCCCAACGGCTACAACATAAACCTTCTGCACAACCACAGTTTTGAGCCTTTACCGCCGTTGCTCCGGCGGAAATAATCGCTGCCAGAAGAATGGTAAGTAAACGTTTCCTCATATTGGGTTCTTTGGCGAAGTGAAGAATGGAAGGGGTGATAGTGTGTGGATGGAGAATAATGGCGTGGGATGGATTGATATTTATAGCGTTTTTAAATGGGCGGCGTTTGAAAACTGAAAGTCAAAGATTTGAGATGCAGTGTTTCCAGAAATGGCCGTGGCGTGGGCGAGTGGTCTGACTTTGACTTAGTGCGCGTATCTATGCTTTTCGCTAATATGAATGATTAACACCACTAAAAAGTACTTTTTTGAGTTATTCAACGCCATTATCCATCTTTGACTCAGAAATCTTGTTTAAGTTCATTAAATTTGTTTACACAATAATTAAATCTATGTACAATGCGTGcactcaattaattaatttttttacaatctatatgtaataaaataaaatcaaaattcattttatagaaataatataaGCACAATCATATTGATTGCTAAAAGGGATATGTGTAGGGATGATGGTTAGATTTTAATCTGGGTTTATAATTTCAGAATCTTAAAAAAcgagattttttaaaattttcattattttgctaaggctattttaatatttaagccaaattaaatcaataaaaaataaaaaaagcacaTATTAGTAGAAAAGTCATTTCCATTAAATATTTGGAAAGATAACACCGTCACAATTAATGACGATGGCTGGTCAAAATTATTTGCTATCTAACCATGGAATTATTTGGTGCTGAAGGTTTGTTATTTAAAAAAGTCACATCTGTTTATCATTGTCAAACTCCACCCTCCAAAATTATTATGTCAAAATATTCTGTTCatttatctcatatatatttaatttatttttaaggcaccaattatatatattaaatttaaaaacatactataaacttattataaaaaattatgtactGTTTAAGAAAGTCACCTAATAATTAGATTTCAGTGTAATTGCTTGTAATTACACAAGAGAATCAACCATTGTAATTAGTGAGTCTCACTGAATTGGGTATAATTGGAACACCCTGATTACactttttaattcttaaaaaaaagtgAGAATTAGAATATTTATACAGGTAATTACacccaaatttaattttttttatataaattatgtgTTTAAAATATAATTCTTCGTATAAACAAAAGAtcatgtaattttaaaaattattttaaacattaaaaaaaaatagtagtgAAGCTTTGACTCAATGGCAAgattaaaaattttgagattttttttaagaaattcaaaGTCTCACCTTATGTAAATGGTGAGTTTTTTCATAGGTTTATTCTATTTATAGTTGGTTTGAGTTTAACTAGTTGTTGAGTAATTTAATGCAATttttgtagtgatttattgtgattgttggaacttcaaaaaaaaatggtCATATTTATAATTGTCATATTTTGTAATTATTGAGGGGAGACCGACTACTTTTATTGAAGTCTTTGAAGTATCATACATTGAGAATCAATAGACCTCTCAATGAGTTAATCGGTATTATCTTTAATCGAAGTTTTGTCTCTTAACTCTATGAACAGTCTTAGTACTTGCGGGTGCTTGAAGATGTAGTGGAATAAAAAAAGTGAAAGCCCCTTGTCAAATCAGACCATCCATGATGACTTGATGAAGTGGTAGCATACTTGACCCATGTTGCCATTTAAGGGCATGAATTCAAACCCTACTAAGGATGAATGCTCATGTCTCATTGGTAGGTAGTTATGTACCACTCACGATTCGATACTTTGAACCTGTGATTTCTTTAGTTAACCTCAAGCACTTGAGCTCTCCATCAAgttaagaaaatattttgaaggatttaaaatatatatattaacctcCTTTCTTAATGACACAAAACTAAAAGAGAATCACGATCATAGCAGCCAAACACTTGTTACATCCACTGATATCAAATTTCTGCCGAACATCCGCATCTCGACCTTGTATAAAACCTAGACCATGTATGATAAACCAAATTCCTAGGCCATGTATGATAAACCAAtatcttattattaaattaaacggCAATCCATTCATATAAGATTACACTTTTTTCTTTCG from the Gossypium hirsutum isolate 1008001.06 chromosome D09, Gossypium_hirsutum_v2.1, whole genome shotgun sequence genome contains:
- the LOC107890557 gene encoding endochitinase EP3; the protein is MRKRLLTILLAAIISAGATAVKAQNCGCAEGLCCSRWGYCGTGDDYCGTGCQQGPCNPPPALNNVLVADIVTPEFFNGILDVAEDSCEGKNFYTRSAFLEALGPYPQFGRIGTVDDSNREIAAFFAHVTHETGHFCYIEEINGASRDYCDETNTQYPCNPNKGYYGRGPIQLSWNFNYGPAGESIGFDGLNSPETVATDPVISFKTAVWYWVNSVQPVISQGFGATIRAINGALECDGGNPATVERRVEYYIDYCNQLGVDPGPNLRC